Proteins encoded within one genomic window of Streptomyces sp. NBC_01237:
- a CDS encoding helix-turn-helix domain-containing protein has product MTDSKPHHTAAVLGAILSDARRRRFMLLAEPAALLGVSPDTVAAIEHGTHRISPAALAALAVLYRCGQDAWALQCLLVPGTPDDPAVQDKEPGHAARLAACTRQAGRVRWLSTTLLPPPVQTPRYARNVAEPSTLLPGAPLDPPADTVYILDSRVIERGSGTPAVMAEQLHHLLSLVDHGTSIRIVPAAHPIPQPPGHHVEMTLPGGPVLARPGPDWVDYQPPGTWSDRTDGVLGTTDPTSSRALLEQAARKHTWAARSVHEPGTR; this is encoded by the coding sequence ATGACAGACAGCAAGCCGCACCACACCGCAGCAGTCCTGGGCGCGATCCTGAGCGACGCGCGCCGGCGACGGTTCATGCTCCTCGCGGAACCGGCCGCCCTCCTCGGCGTGAGCCCGGACACCGTGGCCGCCATCGAGCACGGCACCCACCGGATCAGCCCCGCCGCTCTCGCGGCCCTGGCCGTGCTCTACCGGTGCGGACAGGACGCATGGGCCCTGCAATGTCTCCTGGTGCCCGGCACCCCGGACGACCCGGCGGTCCAGGACAAAGAGCCGGGCCACGCAGCACGTCTCGCAGCCTGTACGCGCCAGGCCGGCCGCGTGCGGTGGCTGTCGACCACACTGCTCCCGCCCCCCGTGCAGACCCCCCGCTACGCGCGGAACGTCGCCGAGCCCTCCACCCTGCTCCCCGGTGCCCCGCTGGACCCGCCCGCCGACACCGTCTACATCCTCGACTCACGCGTGATCGAACGCGGCAGCGGGACACCCGCCGTCATGGCCGAGCAGCTCCACCATCTGCTGAGCCTGGTGGACCACGGCACCTCGATCCGGATCGTGCCGGCCGCCCACCCCATCCCGCAGCCTCCCGGCCACCACGTGGAGATGACCCTGCCCGGCGGGCCCGTCCTGGCCCGCCCGGGACCCGACTGGGTGGACTACCAGCCGCCCGGCACCTGGTCGGACCGGACCGACGGCGTCCTCGGCACCACCGATCCGACGTCCTCCCGAGCCCTGCTCGAACAGGCAGCCCGGAAGCACACCTGGGCCGCCCGGTCGGTGCACGAACCCGGGACACGGTGA
- a CDS encoding DEAD/DEAH box helicase family protein produces MSHATPSLPGVRWDARWRLPVYRGRRLPRALLPYAARLHSLEWLVEDILNGRMPPPPPVERERPALRDHQVQPVRLMAQAHASGAPGFLLAYPTGSGKTAMLINATLDLPKVKAVLVVTKLDVVPAWRSAISYFGSGGKRWVVIHSEQLWRLFDHPVRQLNSLPADKAAGYAAEGGIPRVRFDAVIVDESHMMVSPDSVRSRLIDRLVLPDRVTGSRPWFARASASPFSSPEETGYVSDLLAHVAEVPAPGRLSMAEHRTWLQKQFGFALNTGQDGRWDHSVSGTDVKSIESLLFSGAVGTTATAEQIGLPTLTRELRPVELSPEDRDRYEAAWTQFRALHGLEIGDGTADDRSPALRQVQKASLLKAPKVAEIVAGLVEDGYQVVVPAWYLDNVSALSRLTAAALAARGLPDRVVEITGASRGLREMKRQAFQAGQALVAVVNSLEGINLHAGERGGAGKGKDATKTPRACVIADVLTGGKRSLQAEGRTQRDGERSLTLYVYAEGTTEQQWLARMLRATAGTQALVQSPAEAQALQDLADQLSVQQEEAEHQ; encoded by the coding sequence CTGAGCCACGCGACACCCAGCCTTCCCGGAGTCCGGTGGGATGCACGATGGCGTCTGCCCGTATACCGGGGGCGGCGTCTTCCTCGTGCTCTTCTTCCGTATGCGGCACGGCTGCACTCGCTGGAGTGGCTGGTCGAGGACATTCTCAACGGGCGTATGCCACCGCCCCCTCCCGTAGAGCGTGAGCGTCCGGCTCTGCGAGACCACCAGGTCCAGCCGGTGCGGCTGATGGCACAGGCGCATGCGTCCGGGGCGCCGGGCTTCCTGCTGGCCTATCCGACGGGGTCGGGCAAGACCGCCATGCTCATCAACGCCACCCTCGACCTCCCGAAGGTGAAGGCCGTGCTCGTGGTGACCAAGCTGGACGTGGTCCCCGCGTGGCGCAGCGCCATCAGCTACTTCGGCAGCGGCGGCAAACGGTGGGTGGTGATCCACTCCGAGCAATTGTGGCGGCTGTTCGATCACCCCGTGCGGCAGCTGAACTCTCTGCCGGCTGACAAGGCCGCCGGGTACGCGGCCGAGGGAGGTATTCCGCGCGTCCGGTTCGACGCCGTCATCGTGGACGAGTCGCACATGATGGTCTCCCCCGACTCCGTGCGCTCCCGGCTGATCGACCGGCTCGTCCTGCCCGATCGCGTGACCGGGAGCCGCCCGTGGTTCGCACGCGCCTCGGCCTCCCCCTTCTCCAGCCCGGAGGAAACGGGCTACGTGAGCGATCTGCTGGCCCACGTCGCTGAAGTTCCTGCGCCGGGCCGGCTGAGCATGGCCGAGCACAGGACGTGGCTGCAGAAGCAGTTCGGCTTCGCGTTGAACACCGGGCAGGACGGGCGGTGGGACCACAGCGTGAGCGGGACCGACGTGAAGAGCATCGAGTCGCTGCTGTTCTCCGGGGCGGTGGGCACGACCGCGACCGCCGAGCAGATCGGCCTTCCCACGCTGACTCGGGAACTGCGCCCGGTAGAGCTGTCCCCGGAGGACCGGGACCGCTACGAAGCCGCTTGGACACAGTTCCGTGCGCTTCACGGGCTGGAAATCGGGGACGGCACGGCCGACGACAGGTCCCCCGCCCTGCGTCAGGTGCAGAAGGCGTCGCTGCTCAAGGCGCCGAAGGTCGCCGAGATCGTGGCCGGGCTGGTGGAGGACGGCTATCAGGTGGTGGTCCCCGCCTGGTATCTCGACAACGTCTCCGCCCTTTCCCGTCTCACCGCGGCGGCCCTGGCGGCGCGCGGGCTGCCGGACCGGGTCGTGGAGATCACCGGGGCCTCGCGGGGGCTGCGGGAGATGAAGCGGCAGGCGTTCCAGGCGGGGCAGGCGCTCGTCGCGGTCGTCAACTCGCTGGAGGGCATCAACCTGCACGCGGGTGAACGCGGTGGCGCGGGCAAGGGCAAGGACGCCACGAAGACGCCCCGGGCCTGCGTGATCGCCGACGTACTGACCGGCGGGAAGCGCAGCCTGCAGGCGGAGGGACGCACGCAGCGCGACGGGGAGCGGTCGCTGACGCTGTACGTCTACGCCGAGGGCACCACCGAGCAGCAGTGGCTGGCCCGGATGCTGCGCGCCACGGCCGGAACACAGGCCCTGGTCCAGTCCCCCGCGGAAGCTCAGGCTCTGCAGGATCTGGCGGACCAGCTGTCCGTGCAGCAGGAGGAGGCGGAGCACCAGTGA
- a CDS encoding Scr1 family TA system antitoxin-like transcriptional regulator — protein MSEQEPPTDAAATDEEPPGTRNTAMPWPPRVYDFLTGGSEHFTADKVFGRQIAEQVPWVQRSMWINKVHRTKAALVLAEELGITQVIDLGCGYPSCWGTMGGSGVQEGCEHIPPHTFDVVEAVHKAHARVVYADNDGYVYGHAKTQLDEFRGTSAVKADARDIPALLTDHGVIEHLDLDRPVGVILHDVLPWLTGDEAALTLRSLHELLPLGSAVSITHATGDDDPTTMSTLAGAYAEKGLDYRPRSRAAIEELLGPWELLPPGLRPTGRWREGEPPHIPRHLRTTWNLPADASHAYAAVTAPKTTRPEPTTVTGLLAREPARAPGLLLVGATLKALREHQGVALPAAAGRMSVPPLALGLWESGSHRLDGRIRRVLEAVSLDDYPAQRLLERLLPSAEGMWSSGLPWEREEFSDPYPGNTDRANAALRASTGVRTFALDRIPEAFQTAEYASLFPRGHLIGPVTGSLPPIAAPQAQDTDSRTWELVLDECLLERHYGRPEVMAGQLDHLLFLDTLPHVTVRVLRLDTPFAMPVASITEHTLTGGTLWRLNGFAYRGLSRGDACRLMLDRALDHSESETMSRTLLEQARGKALSTVESTIGAPSAPTEEASDA, from the coding sequence GTGTCTGAGCAGGAACCGCCTACCGACGCGGCAGCTACCGACGAAGAGCCGCCCGGCACCCGGAACACCGCGATGCCGTGGCCGCCACGCGTCTATGACTTTCTGACCGGCGGAAGCGAACACTTCACAGCCGACAAGGTGTTCGGGCGGCAGATCGCGGAGCAGGTGCCCTGGGTGCAGCGTTCGATGTGGATCAACAAGGTGCATCGGACGAAGGCGGCTCTGGTCCTGGCTGAGGAGCTGGGCATCACCCAGGTCATCGATCTCGGCTGCGGGTACCCCTCCTGCTGGGGCACCATGGGCGGGTCCGGGGTGCAGGAGGGTTGCGAGCACATTCCGCCGCACACCTTCGACGTCGTGGAGGCGGTCCACAAGGCTCATGCCCGAGTGGTGTACGCCGATAACGATGGCTACGTGTACGGCCACGCGAAGACACAACTCGACGAGTTCCGGGGCACGAGTGCGGTGAAGGCGGACGCCCGGGACATCCCCGCGCTGCTCACCGACCACGGAGTCATCGAGCACCTCGACCTCGACCGGCCGGTCGGCGTCATCCTGCACGATGTCCTGCCCTGGCTCACCGGCGACGAGGCGGCCCTCACCCTGCGCAGCCTCCACGAGCTGCTCCCCCTGGGCAGCGCGGTCTCCATCACTCACGCCACGGGCGACGACGACCCCACGACCATGTCCACCCTCGCCGGCGCATACGCCGAGAAGGGCCTGGACTACCGGCCGCGGTCCAGGGCCGCCATCGAAGAGCTCCTCGGCCCGTGGGAGCTGCTTCCTCCCGGGCTTCGGCCCACGGGCCGATGGCGCGAGGGCGAGCCCCCGCACATTCCGAGGCACCTGCGAACCACCTGGAACCTGCCGGCCGACGCATCACATGCGTACGCGGCCGTGACCGCGCCCAAGACGACCCGGCCCGAGCCGACGACCGTCACCGGCCTCCTGGCCCGGGAGCCCGCACGCGCACCGGGGCTGCTCCTGGTCGGTGCCACGCTGAAAGCGCTGCGCGAGCACCAGGGCGTCGCCCTGCCGGCGGCCGCCGGGCGTATGTCCGTGCCGCCGCTGGCTCTCGGTCTGTGGGAGTCGGGAAGCCACCGGCTGGACGGGCGGATCAGGCGGGTTCTCGAGGCGGTGAGCCTGGACGACTACCCTGCCCAGCGTCTTCTCGAACGGCTGCTGCCCTCCGCGGAGGGAATGTGGTCCTCCGGACTGCCGTGGGAGCGGGAGGAGTTCAGCGACCCCTACCCCGGGAACACGGACCGGGCGAACGCCGCGCTGCGGGCATCGACCGGCGTGCGCACGTTCGCGCTCGACCGGATCCCCGAAGCCTTCCAAACCGCCGAATACGCCAGCCTGTTCCCCCGCGGGCACCTCATCGGCCCCGTCACCGGATCTCTCCCCCCGATCGCCGCCCCCCAGGCACAGGACACCGATTCGCGCACCTGGGAGCTCGTCCTGGACGAGTGTCTCCTCGAACGCCACTACGGCCGCCCCGAGGTCATGGCCGGGCAACTGGATCACCTGCTCTTCCTGGACACCCTCCCCCACGTCACTGTTCGGGTGCTCCGCCTCGACACCCCCTTCGCGATGCCGGTCGCCAGCATCACCGAGCACACTCTCACCGGCGGGACGTTGTGGCGGCTGAACGGGTTCGCCTACCGCGGTCTCTCACGGGGCGATGCGTGCCGCCTGATGCTCGACCGGGCACTCGACCATTCCGAATCCGAGACGATGAGCCGAACCCTGCTCGAACAGGCCCGCGGTAAGGCCCTCAGCACCGTGGAGTCCACCATCGGCGCGCCGTCTGCTCCCACCGAGGAGGCGAGCGATGCGTAG
- a CDS encoding zinc-dependent metalloprotease, whose amino-acid sequence MTELTVLDNTGKTGEVHDDLVGRISESLAEAAPMVRDVTKLGLPRATYDLRDRSGWVAEYGRRARGAAERDSAHYELSRFHKQLASGMPRVATRIADRAWTLADPEPVVDSQYKPTILISVDALEHQGVLENPAALTERLIRSLAHLAQITASRGVVVPPRIWPPHASHPSRPAHRLMDGHAQWVVDAVAPSLLGQPDERRRLKPSARHRRQAFLTQLFDCGRTERRARQGARFVAQAIAGSGHAEFNAVWRNAGLVPTERELARPDEWLGRRATLAAAPGVEPAAVHPPE is encoded by the coding sequence ATGACCGAGCTCACCGTCCTCGACAACACCGGAAAGACAGGAGAAGTGCACGACGATCTGGTCGGACGGATCAGCGAGTCCCTGGCCGAAGCAGCACCCATGGTGAGGGATGTGACGAAGCTCGGTCTGCCCCGCGCCACCTACGATCTCCGCGACCGCTCCGGCTGGGTTGCCGAATACGGGAGGCGAGCCAGGGGTGCAGCAGAACGGGATTCGGCGCACTACGAACTGTCCCGATTCCACAAGCAGTTGGCCTCCGGAATGCCGCGTGTCGCCACGAGGATCGCCGACCGGGCATGGACGCTCGCCGATCCCGAGCCGGTGGTCGACAGCCAGTACAAGCCGACCATCCTGATCTCGGTGGACGCCCTGGAGCACCAGGGCGTACTGGAGAATCCCGCGGCCCTGACCGAGCGGCTGATCCGCTCGCTCGCCCACCTTGCGCAGATCACCGCGAGCCGAGGCGTGGTCGTCCCGCCCAGGATCTGGCCGCCCCACGCCTCCCACCCTTCACGGCCGGCGCACCGGCTGATGGACGGGCATGCCCAGTGGGTCGTCGATGCGGTGGCGCCTTCCCTTCTCGGCCAGCCCGACGAGCGGCGACGGCTGAAGCCGTCAGCCCGCCATCGCCGTCAGGCGTTCCTGACTCAGTTGTTCGACTGCGGCCGGACCGAGCGCCGCGCCCGGCAAGGAGCCCGCTTCGTCGCGCAGGCCATTGCCGGGAGTGGCCACGCCGAGTTCAACGCGGTATGGCGCAATGCGGGACTGGTACCGACCGAGCGGGAACTCGCGCGCCCCGACGAGTGGCTGGGCCGCAGGGCCACCCTGGCCGCGGCTCCGGGCGTAGAGCCCGCGGCCGTACACCCGCCTGAGTAG
- a CDS encoding type I-E CRISPR-associated protein Cse1/CasA, whose product MTATAATAAFRPSVSLAELPFIEVAYPCGKLALLSLAQVLEQGDRVRLVTTDPLLWAATVRLLLAVAYAAGSAPSGKQQYRHQVLHGLDLEPAARWVRAHAGDLDLFDPHKPLFQDGSLHAVAEGRPDAAIPVLYLDVTAAVRRPLLSDHRHLHASVPVSAARAAGLILVQQMWCLSGRITGNESVYGKGSTFGSRSAACGGLVIQPDGTVSQVLSWRLIPVLGRGPGTAHWTYTSRPARGQRQAPASESGALTWHHRRILLLAQDEGTVARVLFAQGRRPGKQTAPLTDRPGCRDLLTTESGAPLPARAVTGEEDTAPLLHSWWTAPAGSWAHTARRAAEALGCQPPDVRVTGLTVSLKKIDNVRHVFLPGSLLGDFRGKGAAAHVMNTRAQAAEARPGFGSTHLHQETFMRSSDTERTTALLDDLAAGDLGLFVTADTPRRPAETDDPVDVLTRKLGTWARSHRTRALMADLAAWAAEPNPTNPAYASVTRLVPEELHEAAMLTAALFAAHRRAASSAPVYGNAPIARLMRAGGTGRRRGPGHRATRASVTLVLDAQCLEDLRAPLLHLVRDAARGGMTPDWTWLLHDLSHWGPAVRQAWRAQFYTASPLPPRREQPASADEGHLAA is encoded by the coding sequence GTGACGGCTACTGCGGCCACTGCGGCGTTCCGCCCGTCCGTGAGCCTGGCCGAACTGCCCTTCATAGAGGTGGCGTACCCGTGCGGGAAGCTGGCGCTTCTGTCGCTCGCGCAGGTTCTGGAACAGGGCGACCGGGTCCGTCTCGTCACCACCGACCCCTTGTTGTGGGCGGCGACGGTGCGGCTGCTGCTCGCCGTCGCCTACGCGGCAGGATCCGCGCCTTCGGGGAAGCAGCAGTACCGGCACCAGGTTCTCCACGGGCTCGACCTCGAACCCGCGGCCCGCTGGGTGCGCGCCCACGCCGGTGATCTGGACCTCTTCGATCCCCACAAGCCGCTCTTCCAGGACGGGTCGCTGCACGCGGTGGCAGAGGGACGGCCCGACGCGGCGATCCCGGTGCTGTACCTCGATGTGACCGCGGCGGTCCGGCGGCCGCTGCTCTCCGATCATCGCCATCTGCACGCCTCCGTTCCCGTGTCCGCCGCCCGCGCGGCAGGTCTGATTCTGGTCCAGCAGATGTGGTGCTTGAGCGGTCGGATCACTGGCAACGAATCCGTCTACGGCAAGGGGTCCACCTTCGGGTCCCGGTCTGCGGCGTGCGGCGGGCTGGTCATCCAGCCGGACGGCACCGTTTCCCAGGTGCTGAGCTGGCGGCTGATCCCTGTCCTCGGCAGAGGGCCCGGCACAGCGCACTGGACCTACACCTCACGCCCGGCGCGCGGGCAACGGCAGGCACCCGCCAGTGAGAGCGGTGCGCTGACGTGGCATCACCGGCGGATCCTGCTGCTGGCGCAGGATGAGGGCACCGTCGCGCGGGTGCTGTTCGCCCAGGGCAGGCGTCCCGGCAAGCAGACTGCCCCTCTCACCGACCGGCCCGGCTGCCGAGACCTCCTGACAACCGAGTCGGGGGCTCCGCTGCCCGCGAGGGCGGTGACCGGCGAAGAGGACACCGCCCCGCTGCTGCACAGCTGGTGGACCGCGCCCGCGGGCAGCTGGGCACACACCGCCCGCCGCGCCGCTGAGGCTCTCGGCTGTCAGCCGCCGGACGTCCGCGTCACCGGCCTGACCGTCAGCCTCAAGAAGATCGACAACGTCCGCCACGTCTTCCTGCCGGGCTCGCTGCTCGGCGACTTCCGAGGGAAAGGCGCCGCCGCCCACGTCATGAACACCCGCGCCCAGGCCGCCGAAGCCCGGCCGGGTTTCGGCTCCACGCACCTGCACCAGGAGACTTTCATGCGCTCGTCCGACACCGAGCGGACCACCGCGCTGCTCGACGACCTCGCCGCCGGCGACCTTGGCCTGTTCGTCACCGCAGACACCCCCCGCCGCCCGGCGGAAACGGACGACCCGGTCGACGTACTGACCCGGAAGCTGGGTACCTGGGCGCGCAGCCACCGCACCCGGGCGCTCATGGCTGACCTCGCCGCCTGGGCAGCCGAACCGAACCCGACCAACCCGGCCTACGCCTCGGTTACCAGGCTCGTGCCCGAGGAACTCCACGAGGCGGCCATGCTCACCGCCGCCCTGTTCGCCGCCCACCGCCGGGCCGCCTCCAGCGCACCGGTGTACGGAAACGCGCCGATCGCCCGGCTGATGCGGGCGGGCGGCACCGGCCGCCGGCGCGGCCCCGGACACCGCGCCACCCGCGCGTCCGTGACCCTGGTCCTGGACGCCCAGTGCCTGGAGGACCTCCGGGCCCCGCTCCTGCATCTGGTCCGTGATGCCGCGAGGGGCGGTATGACGCCGGACTGGACCTGGCTCCTGCACGACCTCTCCCACTGGGGGCCGGCTGTCCGGCAAGCGTGGCGAGCGCAGTTCTACACCGCCAGCCCTCTGCCTCCCCGCCGCGAACAGCCCGCCTCCGCCGACGAAGGACACCTCGCCGCATGA
- the cas5e gene encoding type I-E CRISPR-associated protein Cas5/CasD yields the protein METVLLRLTGPMQSYGTAAHWEERGTRRRPTKSTVIGLVANALGLAHDEPLHHLASMTFAVRADRPGREIRDQQTAGGGHFPPAGENTPDSESRYGAPRDPGLNRDGTLRPSRQKRSRDPVLITKHYLEDAGFLAGLSTDDATLAAAIDGALRRPARVLFLGRRCCPPAQSVAHGITPYGPGQWPGRVPLLPEATAAEPTVWTEAQQPAAGAWPSPENPLQFSTRTYTNLFLQTSTVLPPAPELSR from the coding sequence GTGGAAACCGTGCTGCTCCGGCTCACCGGCCCCATGCAGTCCTACGGGACCGCAGCACACTGGGAGGAGCGCGGAACCCGGCGACGCCCCACGAAGAGCACGGTCATCGGCCTGGTCGCCAACGCCCTCGGGCTCGCGCACGACGAGCCTCTCCACCACCTCGCCAGCATGACGTTCGCCGTGCGGGCCGACCGGCCCGGCCGGGAAATACGGGACCAGCAGACCGCCGGTGGCGGGCATTTCCCTCCGGCCGGCGAGAACACCCCGGACTCGGAGAGCCGGTACGGTGCGCCGCGCGACCCCGGCCTGAACCGGGACGGGACACTGCGCCCCTCCCGGCAGAAACGCAGCCGCGATCCCGTCCTGATCACCAAGCACTACCTCGAGGACGCAGGGTTCCTTGCCGGGCTCAGCACCGACGACGCAACTCTCGCCGCCGCCATCGACGGCGCCCTGCGCCGGCCCGCCCGGGTGCTCTTCCTCGGCCGGCGCTGCTGTCCGCCCGCACAGAGCGTCGCCCACGGCATCACCCCGTACGGCCCGGGCCAATGGCCCGGCCGTGTCCCCCTGCTGCCCGAAGCCACCGCGGCCGAGCCCACCGTGTGGACCGAAGCGCAGCAGCCGGCTGCCGGGGCATGGCCCAGTCCCGAGAACCCACTCCAGTTCTCCACCCGCACCTACACCAATCTGTTCCTGCAGACCTCGACCGTCCTGCCACCCGCTCCGGAGCTCTCCCGATGA
- a CDS encoding type I-E CRISPR-associated protein Cas7/Cse4/CasC, whose amino-acid sequence MTTRATDLTPRPLPDRGQPTDVTDSPGPFVVVHSLTSLVGMNLNMDMDHLPKTLRYGGAERMRVSSQSLARAAREYLRTDGTQQHAGAHALSTRSLPTAVTQQLEAEHGVDAADAHPLAALVVAASGLSINPSRPGQTKVMAYVPADAPARLARIVMTHLDDLDGPREAMEDTIAEWVAASQSAGTSRAGDSDPGTPLSGLPVALVTAAQDVLAPGTVEEIALFGRLLTELPRPDRRIFSAAHIAHGFGADPLNRLTDEFTAHDDYQEGGVFSRSGMLGRQYLVSGTLYRQAALDRHQLRQTLALSGRSGADVEALAQSAERRWTRAIVRSLPKARRSRHGSAPRPALAVVATCDEALTAGPAFEEPVTSQPAGPHAAARLAAYLHHLGLRQGTALWQPPAGEAPPELPDVLTVKGY is encoded by the coding sequence ATGACCACGCGCGCCACCGACCTCACCCCCCGCCCGCTGCCCGACCGCGGGCAGCCCACCGACGTCACCGACAGCCCCGGACCGTTCGTGGTCGTCCACTCCCTCACCTCCCTGGTCGGGATGAACCTCAACATGGACATGGACCACCTGCCCAAAACCCTCCGCTACGGGGGAGCGGAACGGATGCGGGTCTCCTCCCAGTCCCTCGCCCGGGCCGCCCGCGAGTACCTGCGCACCGACGGCACCCAGCAGCACGCGGGCGCCCACGCTCTCTCCACCCGGTCGCTCCCGACGGCCGTGACCCAGCAGCTGGAAGCGGAACACGGCGTCGACGCCGCAGACGCCCACCCGCTGGCGGCCCTCGTCGTGGCCGCCAGCGGCCTCAGCATCAATCCGTCCAGGCCCGGCCAGACGAAGGTCATGGCCTACGTCCCGGCCGACGCCCCCGCCCGGCTGGCCCGGATCGTCATGACCCACCTGGACGACCTCGACGGCCCGCGGGAGGCCATGGAGGACACCATCGCGGAGTGGGTGGCCGCATCCCAGAGCGCAGGCACGTCCCGCGCCGGCGACAGCGACCCGGGGACCCCGCTCAGCGGCCTTCCGGTGGCACTGGTCACCGCGGCCCAGGATGTCCTGGCACCGGGGACCGTGGAGGAGATCGCCCTCTTCGGCCGACTGCTCACCGAACTCCCCCGTCCAGACAGGCGGATCTTCTCCGCCGCCCATATCGCCCACGGCTTCGGGGCCGACCCGCTCAACCGACTCACCGACGAGTTCACAGCCCATGACGACTACCAGGAGGGCGGCGTCTTCAGCAGGTCAGGGATGCTGGGCCGCCAGTACCTCGTCTCGGGCACCCTCTACCGGCAGGCCGCACTGGACCGGCACCAGCTGCGGCAGACGCTGGCCCTCTCGGGGCGCAGCGGGGCGGACGTCGAAGCGCTGGCCCAGAGCGCCGAGCGCCGCTGGACACGCGCCATCGTCCGCAGCCTGCCCAAAGCCAGACGCTCACGCCACGGATCCGCACCCCGCCCGGCCCTCGCCGTCGTCGCGACCTGCGACGAAGCCCTGACCGCCGGCCCCGCCTTCGAGGAACCGGTCACCTCACAGCCCGCGGGCCCCCACGCCGCCGCACGCCTGGCCGCCTACCTCCACCACCTCGGCCTTCGGCAGGGAACAGCCCTGTGGCAGCCGCCGGCCGGCGAGGCCCCTCCCGAGCTCCCGGACGTACTGACCGTGAAGGGATACTGA
- a CDS encoding type I-E CRISPR-associated protein Cas6/Cse3/CasE, with product MTIRPAATFTTLRSALTLTPREQERCNNVHHLHALVLSGFPLPAPTGAAPTPRRENVLYAAHRGDPLTDRQHRLLAAPPERVLVQAPVQPDWQPLINDGRLTRADVFPVEHHLRAGEFIAIRVIANPVLRNLETGKRLSLTAPHDAADWMHRHLTRIGLDTAPGDITTSQRVRITGSRRGRPLTVICRDTAARGRVRDPELLVRALTTGIGPAKAYGCGLLRMRIHLTEQNEEDKIAVLV from the coding sequence ATGACCATCCGCCCCGCGGCCACGTTCACCACACTCAGGTCCGCACTTACCCTCACTCCGCGCGAACAGGAACGCTGCAACAACGTGCACCACCTCCATGCGCTGGTCCTCTCCGGATTCCCCCTCCCCGCCCCAACCGGAGCCGCTCCCACGCCCCGCAGGGAGAACGTGCTGTATGCCGCACACCGCGGTGATCCCCTGACCGACCGACAGCACCGACTCCTGGCAGCGCCGCCCGAACGCGTGCTCGTACAGGCCCCCGTCCAGCCCGACTGGCAACCACTGATCAACGACGGCCGCCTCACCAGAGCGGACGTGTTCCCGGTCGAACACCATCTGCGCGCCGGTGAGTTCATCGCCATCAGGGTCATCGCCAACCCCGTGCTGAGGAACCTCGAAACCGGAAAACGACTCAGTCTCACCGCGCCGCACGACGCCGCAGACTGGATGCACCGCCACTTGACGCGCATCGGACTGGACACGGCCCCCGGCGACATCACAACGAGCCAGCGAGTCCGTATCACCGGAAGCCGCAGAGGCAGACCCCTCACCGTGATCTGCAGGGACACGGCCGCCCGCGGCCGCGTTCGCGACCCCGAACTCCTCGTACGGGCCCTGACCACCGGCATCGGCCCGGCAAAGGCCTACGGCTGCGGGCTGCTGCGCATGCGCATTCACCTCACCGAACAGAACGAGGAAGACAAGATCGCGGTTCTCGTCTAG